The Ketobacter alkanivorans genome includes the window TAATGGTGTCTTGACTGTATTGGGGCTGTTTAACCTGCTGGAGCGAGTCACCGGGTACGTAGGAAAGGGTAAGCACCGTTTCTGAAGACAATGATTCGATCAGCTCCGGCATAATGATATAGGGGTGATCCTGGTAGTAATCGCGGAACAGCTTGATGTTCTCGGCCTCGTGTACGTAATCCAGTTCTTCGTACAGCATGCGGCGGATTTCTTCGAAGGTCTGATCGATCACCTCTGGGTTCACCTTCACCAGTCCGGCCAGCTTCAGAGCTCGCTTCAGGTGCTTCAGATCAGAATCGCAGGATTCCTTTACGCCGGGGTATTGGATTTTAACCACACATTCTTCGCCATCTTTGGTGAGCGCTCGGTGCACCTGGCCAATGGACGCTGCTGCGAAGGGGGTTTCATCGAAGTGGGCAAAGAGGTTCTCTGGGGTGTCTCCCAGGGCTTTGATCAGTTGGCGTCGAATCATGGGGTAGGGCATCGGAGGGGACTCTTTTTGCAACACCTCCAGGGCGCTGGCGACTTCCTCCGGCAGCATGTCTTTCACTTGCGAGGCGATCTGCCCCACTTTCATCACGGCTCCTTTCATTTCTCCCAGTGTCTGGGCGATTTGTTTGCCGATGTCCGTGTACAGCTGTTCCTGGCTTTGGGCGTGGCTTTGCTCATCGCGAAACAGCCCCTTAACTTTATGACTTGCCACGTTTTTTGCGATACTGGCAGACATGCCAGCCAGCTTCAAAAAGCGTTTGCCCGGTGTGGTTGCTTTGAAGCGCTTGTCCTCTTTATCCTTTGCCACGAGAATGTAGTCCTCTGTAAACCTGAAATGGCCCCACGACTTTATAATAGTGGTTTATTGGCATGGGTGCGTGAATTTCGTTCAAAGTTCTGGCTGTTTGGGAACCGGCTAAACGGAGTGACTCTACGGTACGCAGAGTCTTATGTAAATAGCTTGTTGACCCTGCCCAGGCGGCGCTTGGATTAATGTTAAAAATCATAACTTTGGTATACTGCGCGGATTGGACGGCCCAAATTTTAAAACTGGCGTATAAATCCATCAGGGATTGATGGGTTGAGGCCTTCAGGCAACACCCTCCTAAAACAATAACAGTTTCCGTCCTGGTTTCATTGCTGATGCGTGCGAGCATCAAAATTCGGAGAGCAGATAGCGTCATGCAGCGTTGGTCGGTTATGGCTGATTGCATTGGCGTGGTTAATGTTCAGGCAAATCCCGTTTGCCTGGTTGGGAATACGTT containing:
- a CDS encoding ABC1 kinase family protein; this translates as MAKDKEDKRFKATTPGKRFLKLAGMSASIAKNVASHKVKGLFRDEQSHAQSQEQLYTDIGKQIAQTLGEMKGAVMKVGQIASQVKDMLPEEVASALEVLQKESPPMPYPMIRRQLIKALGDTPENLFAHFDETPFAAASIGQVHRALTKDGEECVVKIQYPGVKESCDSDLKHLKRALKLAGLVKVNPEVIDQTFEEIRRMLYEELDYVHEAENIKLFRDYYQDHPYIIMPELIESLSSETVLTLSYVPGDSLQQVKQPQYSQDTINLIGYRIFETFGKQIYDLHAVHSDPHPGNFAFRPDGSIVLYDFGAVKRIPKETIEKLRGLVADAIEGKVDTLDKHLLAIGVRQEGGKKPDPEFYGEWLDIFMAPFRSYDPFDFSASNLHKRVLGKVKRDGLKYIGSFQPSPETMHVDRVISGHYWTMVDLGVNVSFRPLVDQIVLRKAA